GGCTAGGAGTAGGACTGCGAGGAGCGAGAGCATTAATGTATACTTCATCACACCTGCAAGCTCAGGAAAAAATTAAAAAACTTTCGATTGAAGTTTCTCCCTGGATCAGGAAGCTCTCTCATTATTTAAGGTGAGATAAGCTATCCCCCTCTCCCTGAAGGGCCAAGGTACTGCGCTCTCGCAACTCTCACTCGATAACCTGACCATCCCCTTACGCATCTGAGAATCGATCCAGATATCTGGGGCTGACGGATATAGCGCGTAGAAGCTCACCAGCTTCCCCCTAACCTTAGCCCCCCTTAGCTCGAACTTCCTCCTCATGCTCCAATCCGAGAGCTCCTTCGATAGCTGATCAAGTACATCTGATAGTTTCTGGTTCAATATAGGTCTCGCATGAATCATTCTCTTCATCTTAGAAATTATGGAGCTTCTGAGCTCCCTATAGCTCTCGCTAACTCTCTGAGCTAGCCTGAGGAGGTCCAGAGAATCCCTCTTAGGCTGGGGGAGTTGAGCTCTGTACTCCTCACTCGAATGGAGTATCCTGGGGAGTAATTGGGGCACGCCCATAATGGAGCTACTGTCTAAGTAGGCCATCATCATAGTTGAGAAAGCAGCGGGATATACTACGAGCCTAAGGAGCTTCTCCAGATCTTCAGCTGTCTTAACGAAATTATCCATCCCTAAGCCGAAGAGTGAGACGAACTCCCTGGCTCTCTGCCCGAAGAGCAATTGGGATTCCCTAGCTAGCTTCAGATAGAATTCCCTCAGGTCCCTCAGGCCCATCCCTTGAGTAGAGGAGATGTTGAGGAGCCTCCAGGCCAATGAGAACAGGAATACCTCCCTGAAAGGATAGGGGAGCCCGCTTCTTCCTCTATCATCGAATAAATTTATCATCTCCTCATTCTGGAGCCTCATGAGGTCTTTAGTCCTCATCCCAGTCTCCCCCTCGTTCAGGGGGACGGCTGGCGGACCCGCTAGTATGATCGCTTCCGTAAGCGAGATGCCGGAGTGAGCGGTCCAGAGTATTGAGTCCTCGATCTCGGGGCAGAAGTGCCTTATCGATAGAGGCCTCCCCCTTAAGAAATCTAAGGTTAGATGGAGTAAGCGATCGAGCCTCAGCTCCCAGTGGGAGCTCATAACTCAGCCACCCATAGGCACTAAGACTAGAGCTACACCGGGGGACCCCATATAAGATTTGAGCTCACTCATCCCCTTGATTATGAAGGTATTGGCTGCCCTATAGGTTCCGAACCTATCGTTGCCGGCTATTATAACGATGTACTTCCCCCAAGCTCTCTTTATGAAATAATAAGCGTAACCCTTCCTCTCCAGATTAGCCTTCTCCTCCCCCGAGAACAGGGGGGCTACGAGCTCGCTCACTCCAGCGGCTTTATGGCCCCCCAGTACTATGAGGAACTGGCAGTACTTTAAGGCATCCGCTAGCCTCTCCGGCGGGAATATCTCGACCTCGAAACCCATAGCAGTTAAAGAGGACTTTAGCTTCTCAGCAGTTGGCATATCGATGCTGTTTGAGATTATCGCCACCGGTCCGGTTAGCTCGATCGAGGAAACCGGATATAAGCTCAGGATCATCAGCAGGATCATGAAGCAAGCGAAGTACCTCAACATCCCGCTTCAATGACGGGAGCCAAATAAATAGTTATCGCTATATTACAAATTCATCCGAACCAGAGCTCGAGGAGACCGGAAAGCTTATTATGAATCGCTGTATTTAAGCCCGGGCCGATGATGATAATTCCTTTAACCCCTCGATGGGGTGAGACGGGCGGTCTGAGGTCTCTGATATCGAATTGCCACAAAAAGGAGAAAAATTAGGATGTGCCCATAGCCTCATTCATCATCAAGGCTAGGGATTTCCCGTAGAATACCTCTAGTAAGGCCCCCAATATTGATCCTACTACCCAGTGTATCGCTGAGCCTATAGTCGCAGCTATGAGCCCGATTACGAACATCACCACTAACCAGAGGATATAGTTCCCGAGACCGATCCTCTGGATCAGCTGCCAGTTCTCGCTGAATGCGAATATCTTAGAGAAGTTCCCAGTCCTTATCATATTTCCTATTGCTATGACTCCGAATATCGCGAAGATAAAAGCTAGGATCACTCCGACTATTACGAGGCCGCTCGATAGTAGTGAGGAGAGCAACGACATAGGTGAGTAGAATGCGTATCCACCTATGGAAAATGCTATACCGACTCCCAAGATTATTATTGGGACTATCATGTAGATTATCGCAGCGATTACTACAAGGAGCCCATCGATGAATAACTTCCCGTAGTCGGAGAGCTTCGGTGGCTCCTCAGGGTTTTCCCTGACTATCCTCGCGAAATAGCCCGTGACGATTAAGTTGACGATCGGTATTATTCCTAAAACGATGAGGATTAGCAGATTCCCTGCATCGCTAAAAAGTTTGCCGACGAAGGAGGCTGATCTATTGAGGTTATCCGACAGATCCATGCGAACCCCCTCTCTTCTATCCCTATTCTTTATTAAGTTTTCTGGGGGGAGATCATGTTTCCATTTTTAATCATTTCAATATTTTGTCAAATCTTTTAAGAGATATACATTAAGCATATACTCTGAATAGGATAAGGGATTATTCAGTAAGTTAATCGACCAGATAATGCTTTTCAAATCCCTGGATCTTATAAAAAATTTATGGATTCTGTTATCCAAGCTTTCTAGCACATTTTAGAGTATTATGAGCTCCCTACTCGTCTTAGTGAGCCTCTCTCCCCTCCCATTTATTACAGCCACATCATCCTCTATCCTGATGCCGAATTCCCCTTCAAGGTAAATTCCAGGTTCTATCGTGAAGGTCATACCATTCCTCAGCTCCACATCGCTATTCTGGGCTATATATGGCTCCTCATGTATATCTAAGCCCAGGCCATGCCCAGTCCTATGTGTGAATCTCTCCCCATACCCCTTGCTCGCTATTATTTTTCTAGCAACAGCATCTATCTCCTTAGCTATAACTCCCTCCCTAACAGCTTGAAAAGCTTCCTCCTGAGCCTCCTTAACTATGTTGTAGACCTCTAGACCCCTCTCTGAGGGCTTGCCTATGGAGAAGGTCCTCGTTATATCGGAGCAATAGCCCTTATACTTAGCTCCGAAGTCCAGTATGAGGAGATCTCCCTCAGATATCCTCCTCTCCGTCGGTGTGTGATGGGGGTTAGCTCCATTCGGGCCTGAAGCTACTATAGCATCGAAAGAGAATTTATCGGCACCCAGATCAACTATCTCATTCTCTATGAATCTAGCTATCTCCTTCTCCTTTCTACCGACCAATTTCTCGCTTATAACACTCTCTATTACCTTATCAGCTATCTTAGCAGCTTCCCTCATCAGTTTTATCTCCTCATCATCCTTCACGATCCTGAGCTTTGAGATGAGAGGGCCCAGGGGAGTTAGATCGTATGCCCTCAGGCTCTCATAAGCCCTCAGTATATGAGCAGCCTGCATATTATCATCTATAGCTATCTTCCCACTTCTCCCAAAGCTCTTCCTTATCAAGTCACTTAGGATGGCATATGGGTTCTCAGAATCGCTCCATATGACTATATTTTCTATCCAGCACCCCCTAAGCTCATTCTCATACAACTTCGGTGCGATGAGAGTTACTCCCCCATCTGGGGAAATTAGGAGGGCGAAGAGCCTCTCCAAGGTAGCTGAAGGTGAGAGACCTGTCAGATAAAAGAGGTTCGTTCCCGGCGAAATTATGGCGCCTGAAATACCTGAATCCACCATTAGAGACGTTAGCTTCTCAATCCTCCTATTGAAATGAGCGGCCATATCAACACCACCTACCAAAAAAATTAAAGTTTTATCTTCGGAGCCAGGACCCAGAGGACCCTGACTTCCTCATCCCCTATGTTCTCTATATAATGCGGCGTACCCTTTGGATTGAGAAGGAGATCTCCCGGTCCGAGCACTATCTCCTCCTTATCCGTGCAGAACTTGAGCTTCCCTGAGAACATGAAAGATAGCTCATCGCTCTCTGAGTGAGAGCTGTAGCCCTGAGGCGGATATCTCTCCCCGGGTTTTATCAATGCTACGCCCGCTTGCAATATATCGCCAGCTAGAAGCTCCAAAACGTGCTCCTTGACTCCCCTCCAGAAGTCCTCGGATATGTTGATCCTCTTGAGGCTCATCTTCTATCCCTCACGGAAAGGTAATCGGAATGATTACGGGGATAATAAAAAGTTAATCACTTCTCTCCGCGAGCTTTTCGGAATTTATTTACAACATTTGGGGAGAGAAATGCGAAGATTCATGCTTGATGACCCTTCACGGGGATCCTCAGCGAGCCCGCATCTCGAGAGGAAAAACTTTTAAGGAGTGCCAGTCGAATGAGTTAGAGGGCGCCGGGGGAGCTGGGAGAAACCCGGCTGAGAGGGCAGCTTGTGCGCTGCCGACCCCCCTCGAACCTGATCCGGGTAATGCCGGCGTAGGGAGAGCGCCCTTCTCCTTATGCTGGCCTACCCCTCCCTCCGGCGTCTTCGGGAGGGGAATATGCCTGGGAAGTTGCTGAGAGCTCCTCCTGAGTGGGGAGTTGAGCCCGTGAGTGAGGATGCGAGGATACTCAGGGCCATAGATTTCTTCTTCCTCTGGTTCAGCTTGGGAGTGGGCCTCTTAGTCCTCCAAGCCGGTGCTCTGATGATACCTTCCCTGACCATAGAGCAGGCACTCCTCATATCCCTCAGCGGCTCGATACTCGGGAGCCTCCTCCTAGCTCTTGCAGGGAGCATAGGCTCTAAGTACGGAGTACCCACCATGGTCTCCCTGAGGCCGATCTTCGGAACATACGGCTCATATTTAGCGACGATATTGAACTTCATCCAGCTAGTCGGATGGACTGCTTTCGAGCTGAAGGTCATGAGCGATTCTGCATCCCTAATCTTCGGAGGTGAGACATTCAGGATCCTCTGGCTCGTCCTCTTCTCATTCATAGTCCTGATCCTAGCGATAGGGGGGCCCCTAGCTTTCGTGAGGAAATGGATCGAGAGGTTCGCCGTCTGGCTCGTCCTCCTCTCCACTATATGGATAACTTACCAGGCTTTCACATCGGAGGTGAGATCCCAGGGGACCGGAGGGCTCCCTCTCACGCTCGCTTTAGATCTAGTCATAGCGATGCCCATATCCTGGATGCCCCTGGTCTCCGA
The sequence above is drawn from the Candidatus Korarchaeum cryptofilum OPF8 genome and encodes:
- a CDS encoding purine-cytosine permease family protein — protein: MPGKLLRAPPEWGVEPVSEDARILRAIDFFFLWFSLGVGLLVLQAGALMIPSLTIEQALLISLSGSILGSLLLALAGSIGSKYGVPTMVSLRPIFGTYGSYLATILNFIQLVGWTAFELKVMSDSASLIFGGETFRILWLVLFSFIVLILAIGGPLAFVRKWIERFAVWLVLLSTIWITYQAFTSEVRSQGTGGLPLTLALDLVIAMPISWMPLVSDYNRFSVRGRSSFLGTLVGYTVANTWFYFLGAILAAISGQQFIAASILSLYLGGVALIAILVDETDNAYADVYSSAVSLQNIFPKLRQWKIIVPVISISAVIAFFVPLSNYEWFLLMIGASFIPLFGVVISEYFLVRRSNIELGEFYEGAPKLVRRSIASWFVGLLVYSVIAVYFPDLGASVPSFLSSLLAQYALGRWELGLDRS
- a CDS encoding cupin domain-containing protein, yielding MSLKRINISEDFWRGVKEHVLELLAGDILQAGVALIKPGERYPPQGYSSHSESDELSFMFSGKLKFCTDKEEIVLGPGDLLLNPKGTPHYIENIGDEEVRVLWVLAPKIKL
- a CDS encoding DUF4013 domain-containing protein, yielding MDLSDNLNRSASFVGKLFSDAGNLLILIVLGIIPIVNLIVTGYFARIVRENPEEPPKLSDYGKLFIDGLLVVIAAIIYMIVPIIILGVGIAFSIGGYAFYSPMSLLSSLLSSGLVIVGVILAFIFAIFGVIAIGNMIRTGNFSKIFAFSENWQLIQRIGLGNYILWLVVMFVIGLIAATIGSAIHWVVGSILGALLEVFYGKSLALMMNEAMGTS
- a CDS encoding M24 family metallopeptidase, translated to MAAHFNRRIEKLTSLMVDSGISGAIISPGTNLFYLTGLSPSATLERLFALLISPDGGVTLIAPKLYENELRGCWIENIVIWSDSENPYAILSDLIRKSFGRSGKIAIDDNMQAAHILRAYESLRAYDLTPLGPLISKLRIVKDDEEIKLMREAAKIADKVIESVISEKLVGRKEKEIARFIENEIVDLGADKFSFDAIVASGPNGANPHHTPTERRISEGDLLILDFGAKYKGYCSDITRTFSIGKPSERGLEVYNIVKEAQEEAFQAVREGVIAKEIDAVARKIIASKGYGERFTHRTGHGLGLDIHEEPYIAQNSDVELRNGMTFTIEPGIYLEGEFGIRIEDDVAVINGRGERLTKTSRELIIL